One region of Camelus bactrianus isolate YW-2024 breed Bactrian camel chromosome 20, ASM4877302v1, whole genome shotgun sequence genomic DNA includes:
- the LOC105074054 gene encoding mutS protein homolog 5 isoform X8: MASVGATPGRTPQGPGPGEASTNFPCPAPVPGPGEAEEEEEEEPAEIHLCVLWNSGYLGIAYYDTSDSTIHFMPDAPDHESLKLLQRVLDEIDPQSVVTSAKQDENMTRFLGKLASQEHREPKRPEIIFLPSVDFGLEISKQRLLSGNYSFIPDSMTATEKILFLSSIIPFDCLLTVRALGGLLKFLARRRIGVELEDCNVSVPILGFKKFVLTHLVSIDQDTYSVLQIFKSESHPSVYKVASGLKEGLSLFGSLPTPLPTGILNRCRCKWGEKLLRLWFTRPTQDLGELNSRLDVIQFFLLPQNLDMAQMLHRLLGHIKNVPLILKRMKLSHTKVSDWQVLYKTVYSALGLRDACRSLPQSIQLFRDIAQEFSDDLHHIASLIGKVVDFEGSLAENRFIVLPNIDPEIDEKKRRLMGLPSFLTEVAQKELENLDSRIPSCSVIYIPLIGFLLSIPRLPSMVETSDFEIEGLDFMFLSEEKLHYRSARTKELDALLGDLHCDIRDQETLLMHQLQCQVLARAAVLTRVLDLASRLDVLLALASAARDYGYSRPRYSPRLLGVRIQNGRHPLMELCARTFVPNSAECGGDKGRVKVITGPNSSGKSIYLKQVGLITFMALVGSFVPAEEAEIGAVDAIFTRIHSCESISLGLSTFMIDLNQVAKAVNNATEQSLVLIDEFGKGTNTVDGLALLAAVIRHWLALGPTCPHVFVATNFLSLVQLQLLPQGPLVQYLTMETCEDGNDLVFFYQVCEGVASASHASHTAAQAGLPDKLIARGKEVSDFIRSGKPIQPVKELLKEKQMENCQTLVDKFLKLDLEDPSLDLDIFMSQEVLLAATAIL; the protein is encoded by the exons ATGGCCTCCGTAGGAGCGACCCCAGGGAGGACGCCGCAGGGACCAGGCCCCGGCGAGGCCTCGACCAACTTCCCCTGCCCAGCGCCAGTACCAGGTCCCGGGGAGgccgaggaggaggaagaggaggagccgGCGGAG ATCCATCTGTGTGTGCTGTGGAATTCAGGATACCTGGGGATTGCCTACTATGACACTAGTGACTCCACCATCCACTTTATGCCAGATGCCCCAGACCATGAGAGCCTCAAGCTGCTCCAAAGAG TTCTGGATGAAATTGATCCCCAGTCTGTTGTTACGAGTGCCAAACAGGATGAGAATATGACTCGGTTTCTGGGGAAGCTTG CCTCCCAAGAGCACAGAGAGCCTAAGAGACCTGAAATCATATTTTTGCCCAGTGTGGATTTtg GTCTGGAGATAAGCAAACAGCGCCTCCTTTCTGGAAACTACTCCTTCATCCCGGACTCCATGACTGCCACTGAGAaaattctcttcctctcctccatcaTCCCCTTTGACTGCCTCCTCACG GTTCGAGCACTTGGAGGGCTGCTCAAGTTCCTGGCTCGAAGAAGAATCGGGGTTGAACTAGAAGACTGTAACGTCAGTGTGCCCATCCTGGGCTTTAAGAAATTTGTGTT GACCCACCTGGTGAGCATAGATCAAGACACTTACAG TGTTCTGCAGATATTTAAGAGTGAGTCTCATCCCTCGGTGTACAAAGTGGCCAGTGGACTCAAGGAGGGGCTCAGCCTCTTTG GCTCACTCCCTACCCCACTCCCAACAGGAATCCTCAACAGATGCCGCTGTAAGTGGGGAGAGAAATTGCTCAG GCTATGGTTCACACGTCCAACTCAGGACCTGGGGGAACTAAATTCCCGTCTGGATGTCATTCAGTTTTTCCTGTTACCCCAGAATCTGGACATGGCTCAGATGCTGCATCGACTGCTGGGTCACATCAAGAACGTGCCT CTGATTCTTAAACGCATGAAGTTGTCCCACACCAAGGTCAGTGACTGGCAGGTTCTCTACAAG ACTGTGTACAGTGCCCTGGGCCTGAGGGATGCCTGCCGCTCCCTGCCCCAGTCCATTCAGCTCTTTAGGGACATTGCCCAAGAGTTCTCTGATGACCTACACCACATTGCCAGCCTCATTGGGAAAGTG GTAGACTTTGAGGGCAGTCTGGCTGAAAATCGCTTCATCGTCCTCCCCAACATAGATCCTGAAATTGATGAGA AAAAACGAAGGCTGATGGGACTTCCTAGTTTCCTCACTGAGGTCGCTCAGAAAGAACTGGAGAATCTGGATTCCCGTATTCCTTCATGCAGTGTCATCTACATCCCCCTG ATTGGCTTCCTTCTTTCTATTCCCCGCCTGCCTTCCATGGTGGAGACCAGTGACTTTGAGATTGAGGGTCTGGACTTCATG TTCCTCTCAGAGGAGAAGCTGCACTACCGAAGTGCTCGAACCAAAGAGCTGGATGCATTGCTGGGGGACCTGCACTGCGACATCCGGG ACCAGGAGACTCTGCTGATGCACCAGCTGCAGTGTCAGGTGTTGGCACGGGCGGCTGTCTTGACCCGGGTGTTGGACCTTGCCTCCCGCCTGGATGTCTTGTTGGCTCTCGCCAGTGCCGCTCGGGACTATGGCTACTCAAGGCCCCGTTACTCCCCCCGGCTTCTTGGGGTACGAATTCAGAATGGCAG GCATCCTCTGATGGAACTCTGTGCCCGAACCTTTGTGCCCAACTCCGCAGAATGTGGGGGGGACAAAGGGAGGGTCAAAGTCATCACCGGACCCAACTCTTCAGGGAAGAGCATATACCTCAAACAG GTAGGCTTGATCACATTCATGGCCCTGGTGGGCAGCTTTGTGCCAGCAGAGGAAGCCGAAATCGGGGCAGTAGATGCCATCTTCACCCGAATTCACAGCTGCGAATCCATCTCCCTTGGCCTCTCCACCTTCATGATCGACCTCAACCAG GTGGCGAAAGCGGTGAACAATGCCACTGAGCAGTCTCTGGTCCTTATTGATGAATTCGGAAAGGGAACCAACACG GTGGATGGGCTCGCGCTTCTGGCCGCTGTGATCCGACACTGGCTGGCACTTGGACCCACGTGTCCCCACGTCTTCGTGGCCACCAACTTTCTGAGCCTCGTTCAGCTACAGCTGCTGCCACAGGGCCCCCTTGTGCAATATTTG ACCATGGAGACCTGTGAGGATGGGAACGACCTTGTCTTCTTCTATCAAGTGTGCGAAGGTGTTGCCAGTGCCAGCCATGCCTCCCACACAGCTGCCCAGGCTGGGCTTCCTGACAAACTCATTGCTCGTGGCAAGGAG GTCTCAGACTTCATCCGCAGTGGAAAACCCATCCAGCCTGTCAAGGAGCTGCTAAAGGAGAAGCAAATGGAAAA TTGCCAGACATTAGTAGATAAGTTTCTGAAACTGGATTTGGAAGATCCCAGTCTGGACCTGGACATTTTCATGAGTCAGGAAGTGCTGCTTGCCGCCACCGCCATCCTCTGA
- the LOC105074054 gene encoding mutS protein homolog 5 isoform X6, giving the protein MPDAPDHESLKLLQRVLDEIDPQSVVTSAKQDENMTRFLGKLASQEHREPKRPEIIFLPSVDFGLEISKQRLLSGNYSFIPDSMTATEKILFLSSIIPFDCLLTVRALGGLLKFLARRRIGVELEDCNVSVPILGFKKFVLTHLVSIDQDTYSVLQIFKSESHPSVYKVASGLKEGLSLFGSLPTPLPTGILNRCRCKWGEKLLRLWFTRPTQDLGELNSRLDVIQFFLLPQNLDMAQMLHRLLGHIKNVPLILKRMKLSHTKVSDWQVLYKTVYSALGLRDACRSLPQSIQLFRDIAQEFSDDLHHIASLIGKVVDFEGSLAENRFIVLPNIDPEIDEKKRRLMGLPSFLTEVAQKELENLDSRIPSCSVIYIPLIGFLLSIPRLPSMVETSDFEIEGLDFMFLSEEKLHYRSARTKELDALLGDLHCDIRDQETLLMHQLQCQVLARAAVLTRVLDLASRLDVLLALASAARDYGYSRPRYSPRLLGVRIQNGRHPLMELCARTFVPNSAECGGDKGRVKVITGPNSSGKSIYLKQVGLITFMALVGSFVPAEEAEIGAVDAIFTRIHSCESISLGLSTFMIDLNQVAKAVNNATEQSLVLIDEFGKGTNTVDGLALLAAVIRHWLALGPTCPHVFVATNFLSLVQLQLLPQGPLVQYLTMETCEDGNDLVFFYQVCEGVASASHASHTAAQAGLPDKLIARGKEVSDFIRSGKPIQPVKELLKEKQMEKTMGSRGRSGLPLVQAPYTVLLLPLETSHQDPGARSFFLWLQRMQALEREQDALWQGLELLEHSQAWYEGRLREAQQQQLRLGALGENFLTDSHSEPGSPQLAQIQKVNICLQNLIQGKFSPHPLNKDSSCATQDWKGRPRKQNLWQQQVSCREVGGGWKPWASVGVGSTNTQTVSLLFSRS; this is encoded by the exons ATGCCAGATGCCCCAGACCATGAGAGCCTCAAGCTGCTCCAAAGAG TTCTGGATGAAATTGATCCCCAGTCTGTTGTTACGAGTGCCAAACAGGATGAGAATATGACTCGGTTTCTGGGGAAGCTTG CCTCCCAAGAGCACAGAGAGCCTAAGAGACCTGAAATCATATTTTTGCCCAGTGTGGATTTtg GTCTGGAGATAAGCAAACAGCGCCTCCTTTCTGGAAACTACTCCTTCATCCCGGACTCCATGACTGCCACTGAGAaaattctcttcctctcctccatcaTCCCCTTTGACTGCCTCCTCACG GTTCGAGCACTTGGAGGGCTGCTCAAGTTCCTGGCTCGAAGAAGAATCGGGGTTGAACTAGAAGACTGTAACGTCAGTGTGCCCATCCTGGGCTTTAAGAAATTTGTGTT GACCCACCTGGTGAGCATAGATCAAGACACTTACAG TGTTCTGCAGATATTTAAGAGTGAGTCTCATCCCTCGGTGTACAAAGTGGCCAGTGGACTCAAGGAGGGGCTCAGCCTCTTTG GCTCACTCCCTACCCCACTCCCAACAGGAATCCTCAACAGATGCCGCTGTAAGTGGGGAGAGAAATTGCTCAG GCTATGGTTCACACGTCCAACTCAGGACCTGGGGGAACTAAATTCCCGTCTGGATGTCATTCAGTTTTTCCTGTTACCCCAGAATCTGGACATGGCTCAGATGCTGCATCGACTGCTGGGTCACATCAAGAACGTGCCT CTGATTCTTAAACGCATGAAGTTGTCCCACACCAAGGTCAGTGACTGGCAGGTTCTCTACAAG ACTGTGTACAGTGCCCTGGGCCTGAGGGATGCCTGCCGCTCCCTGCCCCAGTCCATTCAGCTCTTTAGGGACATTGCCCAAGAGTTCTCTGATGACCTACACCACATTGCCAGCCTCATTGGGAAAGTG GTAGACTTTGAGGGCAGTCTGGCTGAAAATCGCTTCATCGTCCTCCCCAACATAGATCCTGAAATTGATGAGA AAAAACGAAGGCTGATGGGACTTCCTAGTTTCCTCACTGAGGTCGCTCAGAAAGAACTGGAGAATCTGGATTCCCGTATTCCTTCATGCAGTGTCATCTACATCCCCCTG ATTGGCTTCCTTCTTTCTATTCCCCGCCTGCCTTCCATGGTGGAGACCAGTGACTTTGAGATTGAGGGTCTGGACTTCATG TTCCTCTCAGAGGAGAAGCTGCACTACCGAAGTGCTCGAACCAAAGAGCTGGATGCATTGCTGGGGGACCTGCACTGCGACATCCGGG ACCAGGAGACTCTGCTGATGCACCAGCTGCAGTGTCAGGTGTTGGCACGGGCGGCTGTCTTGACCCGGGTGTTGGACCTTGCCTCCCGCCTGGATGTCTTGTTGGCTCTCGCCAGTGCCGCTCGGGACTATGGCTACTCAAGGCCCCGTTACTCCCCCCGGCTTCTTGGGGTACGAATTCAGAATGGCAG GCATCCTCTGATGGAACTCTGTGCCCGAACCTTTGTGCCCAACTCCGCAGAATGTGGGGGGGACAAAGGGAGGGTCAAAGTCATCACCGGACCCAACTCTTCAGGGAAGAGCATATACCTCAAACAG GTAGGCTTGATCACATTCATGGCCCTGGTGGGCAGCTTTGTGCCAGCAGAGGAAGCCGAAATCGGGGCAGTAGATGCCATCTTCACCCGAATTCACAGCTGCGAATCCATCTCCCTTGGCCTCTCCACCTTCATGATCGACCTCAACCAG GTGGCGAAAGCGGTGAACAATGCCACTGAGCAGTCTCTGGTCCTTATTGATGAATTCGGAAAGGGAACCAACACG GTGGATGGGCTCGCGCTTCTGGCCGCTGTGATCCGACACTGGCTGGCACTTGGACCCACGTGTCCCCACGTCTTCGTGGCCACCAACTTTCTGAGCCTCGTTCAGCTACAGCTGCTGCCACAGGGCCCCCTTGTGCAATATTTG ACCATGGAGACCTGTGAGGATGGGAACGACCTTGTCTTCTTCTATCAAGTGTGCGAAGGTGTTGCCAGTGCCAGCCATGCCTCCCACACAGCTGCCCAGGCTGGGCTTCCTGACAAACTCATTGCTCGTGGCAAGGAG GTCTCAGACTTCATCCGCAGTGGAAAACCCATCCAGCCTGTCAAGGAGCTGCTAAAGGAGAAGCAAATGGAAAA AACTATGGGGAGCCGGGGTCGCAGTGGGCTGCCCCTGGTGCAGGCCCCCTACACGGTTCTGCTGCTGCCACTGGAGACAAGCCACCAAGACCCAGGGGCCCGGAGCTTCTTCCTCTGG ctgcaGAGGATGCAGGCTCTGGAGAGGGAACAGGATGCCCTGTGGCAGGGGCTGGAGCTGCTGGAGCATAGCCAGGCCTGGTATGAGGGCCGCCTGAGGGAAGCCCAACAACAGCAGCTGCGTCTGGGGGCCCTTGGTGAG AATTTTCTAACAGATTCACACTCAGAGCCTGGCAGCCCCCAGTTAGCCCAGATTCAAAAGGTGAACATCTGTTTGCAGAATCTAATTCAGGGGAAg TTCTCTCCACATCCCTTGAACAAAGATAGTTCCTGCGCCACCCAAGACTGGAAGGGAAGGCCAAGGAAACAGAATTTGTGGCAGCAGCAGGTAAGCTGTAGagaagtggggggagggtggaaGCCCTGGGCCTCAGTGGGAGTGGGGAGCACAAACACCCAAactgtctctctcctcttctccaggAGCTGA
- the LOC105074054 gene encoding mutS protein homolog 5 isoform X7 translates to MASVGATPGRTPQGPGPGEASTNFPCPAPVPGPGEAEEEEEEEPAEIHLCVLWNSGYLGIAYYDTSDSTIHFMPDAPDHESLKLLQRVLDEIDPQSVVTSAKQDENMTRFLGKLASQEHREPKRPEIIFLPSVDFGLEISKQRLLSGNYSFIPDSMTATEKILFLSSIIPFDCLLTVRALGGLLKFLARRRIGVELEDCNVSVPILGFKKFVLTHLVSIDQDTYSVLQIFKSESHPSVYKVASGLKEGLSLFGSLPTPLPTGILNRCRCKWGEKLLRLWFTRPTQDLGELNSRLDVIQFFLLPQNLDMAQMLHRLLGHIKNVPLILKRMKLSHTKVSDWQVLYKTVYSALGLRDACRSLPQSIQLFRDIAQEFSDDLHHIASLIGKVVDFEGSLAENRFIVLPNIDPEIDEKKRRLMGLPSFLTEVAQKELENLDSRIPSCSVIYIPLIGFLLSIPRLPSMVETSDFEIEGLDFMFLSEEKLHYRSARTKELDALLGDLHCDIRDQETLLMHQLQCQVLARAAVLTRVLDLASRLDVLLALASAARDYGYSRPRYSPRLLGVRIQNGRHPLMELCARTFVPNSAECGGDKGRVKVITGPNSSGKSIYLKQVGLITFMALVGSFVPAEEAEIGAVDAIFTRIHSCESISLGLSTFMIDLNQVAKAVNNATEQSLVLIDEFGKGTNTVDGLALLAAVIRHWLALGPTCPHVFVATNFLSLVQLQLLPQGPLVQYLTMETCEDGNDLVFFYQVCEGVASASHASHTAAQAGLPDKLIARGKEVSDFIRSGKPIQPVKELLKEKQMEKTMGSRGRSGLPLVQAPYTVLLLPLETSHQDPGARSFFLWVLSDQSGLILSDQIVNPIRG, encoded by the exons ATGGCCTCCGTAGGAGCGACCCCAGGGAGGACGCCGCAGGGACCAGGCCCCGGCGAGGCCTCGACCAACTTCCCCTGCCCAGCGCCAGTACCAGGTCCCGGGGAGgccgaggaggaggaagaggaggagccgGCGGAG ATCCATCTGTGTGTGCTGTGGAATTCAGGATACCTGGGGATTGCCTACTATGACACTAGTGACTCCACCATCCACTTTATGCCAGATGCCCCAGACCATGAGAGCCTCAAGCTGCTCCAAAGAG TTCTGGATGAAATTGATCCCCAGTCTGTTGTTACGAGTGCCAAACAGGATGAGAATATGACTCGGTTTCTGGGGAAGCTTG CCTCCCAAGAGCACAGAGAGCCTAAGAGACCTGAAATCATATTTTTGCCCAGTGTGGATTTtg GTCTGGAGATAAGCAAACAGCGCCTCCTTTCTGGAAACTACTCCTTCATCCCGGACTCCATGACTGCCACTGAGAaaattctcttcctctcctccatcaTCCCCTTTGACTGCCTCCTCACG GTTCGAGCACTTGGAGGGCTGCTCAAGTTCCTGGCTCGAAGAAGAATCGGGGTTGAACTAGAAGACTGTAACGTCAGTGTGCCCATCCTGGGCTTTAAGAAATTTGTGTT GACCCACCTGGTGAGCATAGATCAAGACACTTACAG TGTTCTGCAGATATTTAAGAGTGAGTCTCATCCCTCGGTGTACAAAGTGGCCAGTGGACTCAAGGAGGGGCTCAGCCTCTTTG GCTCACTCCCTACCCCACTCCCAACAGGAATCCTCAACAGATGCCGCTGTAAGTGGGGAGAGAAATTGCTCAG GCTATGGTTCACACGTCCAACTCAGGACCTGGGGGAACTAAATTCCCGTCTGGATGTCATTCAGTTTTTCCTGTTACCCCAGAATCTGGACATGGCTCAGATGCTGCATCGACTGCTGGGTCACATCAAGAACGTGCCT CTGATTCTTAAACGCATGAAGTTGTCCCACACCAAGGTCAGTGACTGGCAGGTTCTCTACAAG ACTGTGTACAGTGCCCTGGGCCTGAGGGATGCCTGCCGCTCCCTGCCCCAGTCCATTCAGCTCTTTAGGGACATTGCCCAAGAGTTCTCTGATGACCTACACCACATTGCCAGCCTCATTGGGAAAGTG GTAGACTTTGAGGGCAGTCTGGCTGAAAATCGCTTCATCGTCCTCCCCAACATAGATCCTGAAATTGATGAGA AAAAACGAAGGCTGATGGGACTTCCTAGTTTCCTCACTGAGGTCGCTCAGAAAGAACTGGAGAATCTGGATTCCCGTATTCCTTCATGCAGTGTCATCTACATCCCCCTG ATTGGCTTCCTTCTTTCTATTCCCCGCCTGCCTTCCATGGTGGAGACCAGTGACTTTGAGATTGAGGGTCTGGACTTCATG TTCCTCTCAGAGGAGAAGCTGCACTACCGAAGTGCTCGAACCAAAGAGCTGGATGCATTGCTGGGGGACCTGCACTGCGACATCCGGG ACCAGGAGACTCTGCTGATGCACCAGCTGCAGTGTCAGGTGTTGGCACGGGCGGCTGTCTTGACCCGGGTGTTGGACCTTGCCTCCCGCCTGGATGTCTTGTTGGCTCTCGCCAGTGCCGCTCGGGACTATGGCTACTCAAGGCCCCGTTACTCCCCCCGGCTTCTTGGGGTACGAATTCAGAATGGCAG GCATCCTCTGATGGAACTCTGTGCCCGAACCTTTGTGCCCAACTCCGCAGAATGTGGGGGGGACAAAGGGAGGGTCAAAGTCATCACCGGACCCAACTCTTCAGGGAAGAGCATATACCTCAAACAG GTAGGCTTGATCACATTCATGGCCCTGGTGGGCAGCTTTGTGCCAGCAGAGGAAGCCGAAATCGGGGCAGTAGATGCCATCTTCACCCGAATTCACAGCTGCGAATCCATCTCCCTTGGCCTCTCCACCTTCATGATCGACCTCAACCAG GTGGCGAAAGCGGTGAACAATGCCACTGAGCAGTCTCTGGTCCTTATTGATGAATTCGGAAAGGGAACCAACACG GTGGATGGGCTCGCGCTTCTGGCCGCTGTGATCCGACACTGGCTGGCACTTGGACCCACGTGTCCCCACGTCTTCGTGGCCACCAACTTTCTGAGCCTCGTTCAGCTACAGCTGCTGCCACAGGGCCCCCTTGTGCAATATTTG ACCATGGAGACCTGTGAGGATGGGAACGACCTTGTCTTCTTCTATCAAGTGTGCGAAGGTGTTGCCAGTGCCAGCCATGCCTCCCACACAGCTGCCCAGGCTGGGCTTCCTGACAAACTCATTGCTCGTGGCAAGGAG GTCTCAGACTTCATCCGCAGTGGAAAACCCATCCAGCCTGTCAAGGAGCTGCTAAAGGAGAAGCAAATGGAAAA AACTATGGGGAGCCGGGGTCGCAGTGGGCTGCCCCTGGTGCAGGCCCCCTACACGGTTCTGCTGCTGCCACTGGAGACAAGCCACCAAGACCCAGGGGCCCGGAGCTTCTTCCTCTGG GTCCTCAGTGATCAGTCTGGGCTCATACTCAGTGACCAGATAGTGAACCCAATCAGGGGTTAA